A single Anopheles arabiensis isolate DONGOLA chromosome 2, AaraD3, whole genome shotgun sequence DNA region contains:
- the LOC120894443 gene encoding trypsin-1-like, with the protein MQIYKAVVIVFLCEIDIVLSNGEEWQLPLSIEEESNGELHRPHELNTNQVLHKHENTYGFVELGYRYRADRERQQVIDFTRSGINIHPQFSGGSLNNIATIRLKHPVTLNRYVHPIRLPRLSDTRTFEMMEGTAPGRQYNGTMRYLRNQIMSNDDCLMNTQFICTNAYIGGAFCNRMYGAGLVVEDENGPILIGLTNLIYSCSLNNSILYMRLSLLRDWIANSSNYVFDF; encoded by the exons ATGCAAATCTACAAAGCGGTTGTCATCGTGTTCCTGTGCGAAATAGATATCGTTTTATCAAATGGCGAGGAGTGGCAGTTGCCGCTCAGTATCGAAGAAGAGTCGAATGGAGAACTGCATCGTCCTCATGAATTGAACACGAATCAA GTTTTACACAAACATGAAAACACATACGGATTCGTAGAGCTGGGCTACCGATATCGAGCTGACCGGGAACGGCAACAAGTAATCGACTTCACGAGAAGTGGCATAAACATACACCCTCAGTTCAGCGGTGGATCGTTGAACAATATAGCCACAATACGCTTGAAGCATCCGGTGACGCTGAACCGATATGTGCATCCGATTCGTCTGCCACGATTGTCCGACACTCGCACCTTCGAGATGATGGAGGGAACAGCACCTGGACGCCAATACAATGGAACGATGCGCTATTTGCGCAATCAGATAATGTCGAACGATGATTGTCTCATGAATACGCAGTTTATTTGCACGAATGCTTACATCGGTGGAGCGTTCTGCAATCGTATGTATGGGGCAGGATTGGTGGTAGAGGACGAAAATGGGCCCATACTGATCGGTCTAACAAATTTGATCTACTCGTGCTCTCTAAACAATTCCATTTTGTACATGCGTTTGTCACTTTTACGTGACTGGATAGCGAACAGTTCCAAttatgtgtttgatttttag